One window of the Vicinamibacteria bacterium genome contains the following:
- a CDS encoding dicarboxylate/amino acid:cation symporter, producing the protein VKTFLYFVATTAASATLGLLLVNLFRPGAGFDPASQAQLMESFRSEAAQKIGMATFSVDMFVEIVSRNPFRDAVETKMLPVIFFAVVFGVALSRIGAEQAQAIVRVLEGVGDVMVTIVGFAMRLAPLAVPALIFNVTSLLGWAILKQLAFFTALVFAGYVVHQFGTYSLLVRLGAAYPPRLFFKKITPLMVTAFTTSSSNATLPTTIKHTQEDLGVPPHIAGFVLPLGATTNMNGTSLFEGVVVLFLAQVFGIELALGTQVLVVVLAVLTAIGAAGVPSGAIPLLVGVLETVGIPGEGIAIIIGVDRILDMGRTVLNVTGDVTAACVIARSEGFSLKR; encoded by the coding sequence GTCAAGACTTTCCTCTACTTCGTGGCCACGACAGCGGCATCCGCCACGCTGGGTCTTCTGCTGGTCAACCTGTTTCGACCGGGAGCCGGCTTCGACCCCGCCTCCCAGGCGCAGCTCATGGAAAGCTTCCGAAGCGAAGCGGCCCAGAAAATCGGGATGGCCACATTCTCGGTCGACATGTTCGTGGAGATCGTGAGCCGGAATCCGTTTCGGGATGCCGTGGAGACCAAGATGCTTCCGGTCATCTTCTTCGCCGTGGTCTTCGGCGTGGCCTTGAGTCGGATAGGGGCGGAGCAGGCCCAAGCGATCGTCCGGGTTCTCGAAGGCGTGGGGGACGTGATGGTGACGATCGTCGGCTTCGCCATGCGCCTCGCTCCGCTCGCCGTTCCTGCGCTCATCTTCAACGTGACGTCGCTTCTCGGATGGGCGATTCTGAAACAGCTCGCGTTCTTCACCGCTCTGGTATTCGCCGGCTACGTCGTGCACCAGTTCGGAACCTACTCGCTTCTCGTGCGGCTCGGGGCCGCCTACCCGCCCCGTCTCTTTTTCAAGAAGATCACCCCCCTCATGGTCACCGCCTTCACCACCAGTTCTTCCAATGCGACGCTTCCCACCACCATCAAGCACACTCAGGAAGATCTGGGCGTGCCTCCCCACATCGCAGGTTTCGTCCTTCCTCTCGGGGCCACGACCAACATGAACGGCACCTCGCTCTTCGAGGGCGTCGTCGTCCTCTTTCTCGCGCAGGTATTCGGAATCGAGCTCGCTCTCGGCACCCAGGTTCTCGTGGTCGTACTGGCCGTACTCACCGCCATCGGAGCCGCCGGCGTTCCCAGCGGTGCGATTCCTCTACTGGTTGGAGTATTGGAGACGGTCGGGATTCCCGGGGAGGGTATTGCCATCATCATCGGAGTCGATCGGATTCTCGACATGGGCCGCACGGTGCTGAACGTCACCGGAGACGTGACCGCCGCCTGTGTTATCGCCCGGAGCGAGGGTTTCTCGCTCAAACGGTGA
- a CDS encoding amino acid permease, whose product MLEDTRSQSEPDDPSSPRLARLLGLKELLAIHIGVIIGSGIFIVPATIAGRVGSTGPMLLVWIVAGMLTLFGTLSLAELSSVLPQAGGPYVYLRESYGRVWGFLFAWNDFFINKAGSLAAIAVGFATFLAYFFPALAPDNVWWKDELRVGELSLHLAFGWNRVVAVAAIVIVTSVNVRGVKLGGAVMKVFTFAKVLALVGLVIAVFSSDHASWGNLRPFWPDSWNRELTAAFGLALISALWAYDGWIDVTLVAGEAKNPSRNVPVALLTGTLVVMAIYLATNVAFTMAIPLVDMSASTRIAADVAARVMGPMGAALVVIGILCSTFGAVNGMTLAGPRSIWAAGRDRVFAPALGRVHPKYRSPHVAIVTIGVWGSLLALSGSYDQLTAYVVFGSWFFYALTALGVLVMRRKLPEAPRPYRAWGYPWATLVFVVVAAWFLFNTLVENPTDAAVGIGLLVAGLPFYALWTRGR is encoded by the coding sequence ATGCTAGAAGACACGAGATCCCAATCTGAACCTGACGACCCCTCCTCTCCGCGGCTCGCGCGCCTGCTGGGGCTGAAGGAGCTTCTTGCGATTCACATCGGGGTGATCATCGGCTCGGGTATCTTCATCGTTCCCGCCACGATCGCCGGCCGCGTGGGCTCGACCGGACCGATGCTGCTCGTGTGGATCGTGGCGGGCATGCTCACGCTCTTCGGAACGCTGTCCCTCGCCGAGCTGAGCTCGGTGCTGCCTCAGGCTGGAGGGCCCTATGTCTATCTTCGCGAGTCCTACGGCAGGGTCTGGGGATTCTTGTTCGCCTGGAACGATTTCTTCATCAACAAAGCCGGTTCCCTCGCCGCGATCGCCGTGGGCTTCGCGACTTTTCTCGCCTACTTCTTTCCCGCGCTCGCCCCCGACAACGTCTGGTGGAAGGACGAGCTTCGAGTGGGCGAATTGTCGCTCCATCTGGCTTTCGGTTGGAACCGCGTCGTTGCGGTGGCGGCCATCGTGATCGTCACGTCGGTGAACGTACGCGGCGTGAAGCTCGGGGGAGCGGTCATGAAGGTTTTCACTTTCGCCAAGGTTCTTGCTTTGGTCGGGCTCGTCATCGCCGTGTTCTCATCGGACCACGCGAGTTGGGGAAACCTCCGTCCCTTCTGGCCCGATAGCTGGAACCGGGAGCTGACGGCGGCGTTCGGACTCGCCCTCATCTCGGCGTTGTGGGCTTACGATGGATGGATCGACGTCACCCTGGTCGCGGGCGAGGCGAAGAATCCGTCTCGGAACGTCCCGGTTGCGCTTCTTACCGGCACTCTCGTCGTCATGGCGATCTATCTGGCTACGAACGTCGCTTTCACCATGGCGATCCCCCTCGTCGACATGTCGGCCTCCACTCGAATCGCCGCCGATGTGGCGGCAAGAGTGATGGGACCGATGGGAGCCGCTCTGGTGGTGATCGGGATTCTCTGCTCCACGTTCGGCGCGGTCAACGGCATGACTCTCGCGGGACCCCGGTCCATCTGGGCCGCCGGGCGTGACCGCGTTTTTGCGCCCGCTCTGGGACGCGTGCATCCGAAGTATCGATCGCCCCACGTGGCGATCGTGACCATCGGGGTCTGGGGATCGCTTTTGGCCCTCTCGGGAAGCTACGACCAGCTCACGGCCTACGTCGTCTTCGGCTCGTGGTTCTTCTACGCTCTCACCGCTCTCGGTGTGCTCGTCATGCGCCGCAAGCTGCCGGAGGCGCCGCGCCCGTACCGTGCCTGGGGCTATCCCTGGGCGACGCTCGTTTTCGTCGTCGTGGCCGCCTGGTTCCTCTTCAATACCCTCGTCGAGAACCCGACCGATGCCGCGGTCGGAATCGGTCTCCTGGTCGCCGGCCTTCCCTTTTATGCGCTCTGGACGCGCGGACGCTGA
- a CDS encoding MFS transporter: MLPLIVRPALLELGPLQPGTPEFNAWVGWLFWTPAVAGGVFGLVGGYLTDRFGRRRVLVWSILLYAFSALAAGFSTSLPMLLFFRCTTFVGVCVEFVAAVAWLAELFSHPKQREAVIGYTQAFSSVGGLLVTGAYYLAVRLGPHLPEIQGGHEAWRYTLISGVIPALPLMIIRPFLPESPAWREKKRDGTLKRPSLAELFQPALRRTTLVTALLFACSYGAAFGAIQHLPRIVPGLPEVRGLDRPAVETVISNVQLHQELGGLLGRFALAFLAVRIVARRRLLHLFQVPGLILVPLVFLFPAVNDLELLRWGVLFAGFVTVAQFSFWGNYIPRVYPIHLRGTGESFAANIGGRMVGTSAALLTTRLANVMPGDSAPAQLAFAAATVALLVYGVGFAASFWLPEPKAELPE, from the coding sequence ATGCTTCCCCTCATCGTTCGACCGGCGCTTCTCGAGCTCGGTCCGCTCCAGCCGGGAACGCCCGAGTTCAACGCCTGGGTGGGATGGCTCTTCTGGACTCCCGCCGTCGCCGGTGGCGTATTCGGCCTCGTGGGCGGCTATCTGACCGACCGTTTCGGTCGCCGCAGGGTTCTGGTGTGGAGCATTCTCCTCTACGCCTTCTCCGCTCTCGCCGCCGGCTTTTCGACGTCGCTTCCGATGCTCCTGTTCTTCCGCTGTACGACGTTCGTCGGGGTCTGCGTGGAATTCGTGGCCGCGGTGGCCTGGCTGGCCGAGCTTTTTTCTCACCCGAAGCAGAGGGAAGCGGTCATCGGCTACACCCAGGCTTTTTCCTCCGTAGGTGGCCTTCTGGTGACCGGAGCCTACTATCTTGCCGTTCGGCTCGGGCCTCATCTGCCGGAGATCCAGGGCGGCCACGAAGCATGGCGCTACACGCTCATTTCCGGGGTGATCCCCGCGCTTCCCCTGATGATCATCAGGCCTTTCCTTCCCGAGTCCCCCGCGTGGAGGGAGAAGAAACGTGACGGCACTCTCAAGCGCCCCAGCCTTGCCGAGCTGTTTCAGCCCGCGCTCCGACGCACCACTCTCGTGACCGCGCTCCTGTTCGCCTGCAGCTACGGCGCCGCCTTCGGCGCGATCCAGCACCTTCCACGCATCGTGCCCGGGCTGCCGGAGGTCCGGGGTCTCGACCGCCCGGCCGTGGAGACGGTGATCAGCAACGTGCAGCTGCACCAGGAGCTCGGCGGTCTTCTCGGCCGATTCGCTCTCGCCTTTCTCGCCGTCCGGATCGTCGCCCGACGCCGTCTGCTCCATCTGTTCCAGGTCCCGGGTCTTATCCTGGTACCTCTCGTCTTTCTGTTCCCCGCCGTCAACGACCTGGAGCTTCTCCGATGGGGCGTCCTCTTCGCCGGATTCGTCACCGTCGCCCAGTTCAGCTTCTGGGGCAACTACATCCCTCGCGTCTACCCCATCCATTTGCGAGGCACCGGAGAGAGCTTCGCCGCGAACATCGGCGGGAGAATGGTCGGGACGTCCGCGGCGCTCTTGACGACCCGGCTCGCCAACGTCATGCCGGGAGATTCGGCGCCCGCCCAGCTCGCCTTCGCGGCGGCCACCGTGGCGCTATTGGTCTACGGCGTTGGCTTCGCCGCCAGCTTCTGGCTTCCCGAGCCGAAGGCCGAGCTACCCGAATAG
- a CDS encoding carbon starvation protein A, which translates to FQLDPDAPTPAHTLRDEVDYVPARRSVLFGHHYASIAGLSPMLGPAIAVIWGWLPALLWVVLGAVFIGAVHDFSALVVSMRARGTSIGKVAETFLGSRAQSLFHAIIFFLVALAMGVFVQVVAQLFSVSYNPEAVFPSVALMGLAMVVGFLFYKKGFSLGWLTLAGFLLTLLSVYLGLILPRPDFSVETWSFLLLAYAFAASVLPVWILLQPRDYLNSLLLYMGLAAIFVGFFVLRPAFVAPAVDFHPDGAPPLFPFVFIVIACGAISGFHGLVSSGTTAKQIDKETDAPLIGYGGMIGESLLGLSAVLACTAGFRTPEAWQDHYRSWNMAQGLPESMAAFIDGSALFLSQLGLSVDTGRAFVALVAVSFALTTLDSATRLLRYNIEEIGASVRRPLLGNRYVSSALAVASVGFFAFFRLEGQPAGLVLWQLFGTTNQILGGLTLLVVTVYLIRRGSSYLGVAIPMVFMIATTIVAMTLKMSDFYRSGNVLLLVMGGGILGLALWLVVEALLRLGRLRGRAVSDPPG; encoded by the coding sequence TTCCAGCTCGATCCCGACGCGCCCACGCCGGCACACACACTGAGGGACGAGGTCGACTACGTCCCCGCCCGCAGGTCGGTTCTTTTCGGCCACCACTATGCGTCCATCGCCGGCCTCTCTCCGATGCTCGGGCCCGCCATTGCCGTGATCTGGGGCTGGCTTCCCGCTCTTCTATGGGTAGTCCTCGGAGCCGTGTTCATCGGCGCGGTTCACGACTTCAGCGCCCTTGTGGTCAGCATGAGGGCGCGCGGCACCTCGATCGGCAAGGTGGCGGAAACATTCCTCGGCTCGCGGGCGCAGAGTCTTTTTCATGCCATCATCTTTTTCCTCGTGGCGCTCGCCATGGGGGTCTTCGTTCAAGTAGTGGCCCAGCTTTTTTCGGTGAGCTACAACCCCGAAGCGGTCTTTCCCAGCGTGGCCCTGATGGGGCTGGCCATGGTCGTGGGATTCTTGTTCTACAAGAAGGGATTCTCCCTCGGATGGCTCACCCTCGCGGGCTTCCTCCTGACGCTGCTGTCCGTTTACCTCGGTCTCATCCTCCCTCGTCCGGACTTCTCCGTGGAGACCTGGAGCTTCCTACTCCTGGCCTATGCTTTCGCGGCCTCGGTTCTGCCCGTCTGGATTCTGCTCCAGCCACGAGACTACTTGAATTCACTTCTGCTCTACATGGGTCTCGCAGCGATCTTCGTCGGGTTCTTTGTTCTTCGTCCCGCTTTCGTCGCCCCAGCGGTCGATTTCCATCCCGACGGCGCCCCGCCGCTCTTTCCATTCGTTTTCATCGTCATCGCCTGCGGAGCGATCTCGGGATTCCACGGTCTCGTGTCTTCGGGCACCACGGCGAAACAGATCGATAAGGAGACGGACGCCCCCCTGATTGGCTACGGGGGGATGATCGGAGAAAGCCTTCTCGGTCTTTCCGCCGTGCTGGCGTGCACCGCCGGGTTCCGTACGCCGGAGGCATGGCAGGACCACTATCGGAGCTGGAACATGGCCCAGGGGCTTCCCGAGAGCATGGCCGCCTTCATCGACGGGAGCGCCCTGTTTCTCAGCCAGCTTGGCCTGTCGGTCGACACCGGCCGTGCCTTCGTCGCGCTGGTCGCCGTATCCTTCGCCCTGACCACGCTGGACTCCGCCACCCGACTCCTGCGCTACAACATCGAGGAGATCGGAGCGTCCGTCCGGCGGCCCTTGCTCGGAAACCGCTACGTTTCCTCGGCGCTCGCCGTCGCCTCCGTCGGCTTCTTCGCTTTCTTTCGTCTCGAGGGCCAACCGGCGGGCCTGGTACTGTGGCAGCTCTTCGGCACGACCAACCAGATTTTGGGCGGCCTCACCCTTCTGGTCGTTACCGTGTACCTGATTCGGCGGGGCTCGAGCTACCTCGGCGTCGCCATTCCCATGGTGTTCATGATCGCAACCACCATCGTGGCGATGACCCTCAAGATGAGCGACTTCTATCGATCGGGGAACGTCTTGCTGCTCGTGATGGGAGGCGGGATCCTGGGTCTCGCGCTGTGGCTCGTCGTGGAGGCTCTGCTCCGTCTCGGACGCCTTCGTGGCCGAGCCGTTTCGGATCCCCCGGGATAA